A genomic window from Desulfonatronovibrio magnus includes:
- a CDS encoding CoA-binding protein, with translation MMEIIRNQDLKNILTQAKTIAVIGAKDKPGQPVNDVGLYLIKAGYRVIPVHPKRQNVWGLETWKTILDIPFPVDIINLFRAPDFCPAHAKEVLQLNYTPLCFWMQLGITCNEAAEILKPRSIQVIQDRCIKIEHQRLFQDTGQLEQHPV, from the coding sequence ATGATGGAAATAATCAGGAATCAAGACCTGAAAAATATTTTAACTCAGGCAAAGACCATAGCTGTAATCGGTGCCAAGGACAAGCCCGGCCAGCCAGTCAATGATGTGGGGCTTTATCTTATAAAGGCCGGGTACAGAGTAATCCCTGTTCACCCCAAAAGACAGAATGTCTGGGGTCTGGAAACCTGGAAAACAATCCTGGACATTCCATTTCCAGTGGATATCATTAACCTGTTCAGGGCTCCGGATTTCTGCCCGGCCCATGCCAAAGAAGTGCTGCAGCTGAACTACACACCATTATGTTTCTGGATGCAACTTGGAATTACATGTAATGAAGCTGCTGAAATTCTCAAGCCCAGGTCCATCCAGGTTATCCAGGACAGATGTATCAAGATCGAACATCAAAGGCTTTTTCAAGATACCGGGCAACTTGAGCAGCATCCTGTTTAG
- a CDS encoding YkgJ family cysteine cluster protein: MEKAFNCKMCGQCCQGNGGIVATIEEQMAMADFLNICLSEFQDQYIRKSKDKFFVQTSRQGTCLFFIPDQGCRVHPVKPRTCRAWPFFRGNLMDESSFDMAREYCSGINPDISFNEFVRQGISYLEEHSLTSEMTNTPANALNISGVRGQGAEGRRLKEEGRRLKAEGRRKKAEGRRKKAEG, encoded by the coding sequence TTGGAAAAAGCCTTTAACTGTAAAATGTGCGGCCAATGCTGTCAGGGCAATGGAGGAATAGTGGCTACCATTGAAGAACAAATGGCCATGGCTGATTTCCTTAATATTTGTCTTTCAGAATTTCAGGATCAATACATCCGAAAATCTAAAGATAAATTTTTTGTCCAGACCAGCAGGCAGGGAACATGCCTGTTTTTTATTCCTGATCAAGGCTGCAGGGTTCATCCGGTCAAACCGCGGACGTGCAGGGCCTGGCCCTTTTTCCGGGGAAACCTTATGGATGAATCCAGCTTTGACATGGCCAGAGAATATTGTTCCGGGATCAATCCTGATATTTCTTTTAATGAATTTGTCCGTCAGGGAATCAGCTATTTGGAAGAACACAGCCTCACATCAGAGATGACAAACACCCCGGCCAATGCCCTTAATATTTCTGGGGTCAGGGGGCAGGGGGCAGAGGGAAGAAGGCTGAAGGAAGAAGGAAGAAGGCTGAAGGCTGAAGGAAGAAGGAAGAAGGCTGAAGGAAGAAGGAAGAAGGCTGAAGGCTGA
- a CDS encoding J domain-containing protein — MNIQQCYQILGVGPDADLNSIKKAYRDLAFKSHPDLNQDDPEAGYKFHRINTAYVTLRDYLGDKQPRAEATAREKAGAKPGQSRAKASRTYHEQAGRARREKKKYGEDFDPDARRKKFFYRQEEVLKDILNDPFARQVFEDIFQKIKKDGVKYPGVPVIKKRRLKFEWGKYNFDLDLSKGLFSGIRRWFSSQLDDEQTVYMNPVKLRPGATVRITVQRKWSGPAQTVNVTLPGDYVVGRPVRLRGMGRKIGPWKGDLYLRLLSK, encoded by the coding sequence ATGAACATCCAGCAATGCTATCAGATATTAGGCGTTGGACCTGATGCGGATCTGAACTCAATCAAAAAGGCATACAGAGACCTTGCTTTCAAGAGTCATCCCGATCTTAATCAGGATGACCCGGAAGCAGGATATAAATTCCACCGCATAAATACTGCCTATGTTACCCTAAGAGATTATCTGGGGGACAAGCAGCCCCGGGCTGAAGCAACTGCACGAGAAAAGGCCGGAGCAAAACCAGGACAGAGCAGGGCCAAAGCTTCGCGCACTTATCATGAACAGGCAGGAAGAGCCAGGCGAGAGAAAAAAAAGTATGGTGAAGACTTTGATCCTGATGCAAGAAGAAAAAAATTCTTTTATCGACAGGAAGAAGTTTTAAAAGACATTCTCAATGACCCCTTTGCCCGACAGGTATTTGAAGATATCTTTCAAAAAATTAAAAAAGACGGTGTAAAGTATCCAGGTGTACCCGTCATAAAAAAGCGTCGCCTAAAATTTGAGTGGGGGAAATATAACTTTGATCTCGATCTTTCCAAAGGCCTTTTTTCTGGAATCAGGCGCTGGTTTTCATCCCAGCTTGATGATGAACAGACTGTTTACATGAATCCTGTAAAGCTCCGGCCCGGAGCAACCGTTCGCATAACTGTGCAGAGAAAGTGGTCCGGGCCTGCCCAGACAGTCAATGTTACCCTGCCTGGTGATTATGTAGTTGGAAGGCCCGTACGCTTGCGAGGAATGGGCCGTAAAATAGGCCCCTGGAAAGGGGATCTTTATTTGAGGCTTTTGAGTAAATAA
- a CDS encoding pseudouridine synthase → MNDLMRINKAIARAGVCSRRKADELIRQGKVTVNDMVISEMGVMVDTVKDKITVNGQQINHAPQHNSFTYVMLNKPVQVVTTMADPENRKTVFDLLPDDFNKKRLFPVGRLDYFSEGLLLMTNDGELTHRLTHPSWKQPKTYHVLVREKPSSSMLNILKMGMTLKDGQKLAPIRARIIDTRNNGFTLEMILTQGVNRQIRKICQDFGLTILRLVRISQGPLHIGELQPGKTRSLTPKEILGLKESVGL, encoded by the coding sequence ATGAATGATTTGATGCGTATTAACAAGGCCATAGCAAGAGCCGGTGTCTGCTCCAGACGCAAGGCAGATGAGCTCATACGTCAGGGGAAAGTGACAGTCAATGATATGGTCATATCAGAGATGGGTGTTATGGTCGATACTGTAAAAGATAAAATAACAGTTAACGGCCAGCAGATTAACCATGCCCCACAACACAACTCGTTCACCTATGTCATGCTCAACAAGCCTGTTCAGGTAGTAACCACCATGGCTGACCCTGAAAATCGCAAAACAGTCTTTGATCTACTGCCTGATGATTTTAACAAGAAGCGCCTTTTTCCAGTCGGCAGACTGGACTATTTCTCAGAAGGTCTTCTTTTGATGACCAATGATGGAGAACTAACGCATCGTTTGACACATCCATCCTGGAAGCAGCCTAAAACATACCATGTTCTGGTCAGAGAAAAACCCAGTTCCTCCATGCTGAATATTTTAAAAATGGGAATGACCCTTAAAGACGGTCAAAAGCTTGCACCCATCAGAGCACGCATTATCGATACCAGAAATAACGGATTTACTTTGGAAATGATCCTTACTCAGGGAGTCAACCGGCAGATCAGAAAAATTTGTCAGGATTTTGGGCTGACCATCCTGAGGCTGGTTAGAATAAGCCAGGGGCCCTTGCACATTGGTGAATTACAACCAGGCAAGACGCGGTCATTAACCCCCAAAGAGATCCTTGGATTAAAAGAAAGCGTTGGTTTATAA
- a CDS encoding LolA family protein, with product MKYITFLFLLVFTLIPFGGHASEMAELVQQKYESIESFEAGYIQILTNASTREQEERMGRISFQKPLSVRWEADSPEPELLIMNQEVVWNYFPEDQALYQYDASDILSSRTMLRFISGKARLKEDFRVEDQGMEDGLHKIKLVPRNPEPDLVLAYIWADDDGLMNRLLLVDFFGNGNELKLKDINLNPELDEELFEFDPPEDLKVM from the coding sequence ATGAAATACATAACTTTTCTTTTTTTACTGGTTTTTACCTTAATACCTTTTGGTGGTCACGCATCAGAGATGGCTGAGCTGGTGCAGCAGAAATACGAAAGCATTGAATCATTTGAGGCCGGTTATATCCAGATACTTACCAATGCCTCAACAAGGGAGCAGGAAGAAAGAATGGGACGCATTTCTTTCCAGAAGCCATTATCTGTTCGCTGGGAAGCTGACAGTCCTGAACCTGAACTGCTCATTATGAACCAGGAGGTAGTCTGGAATTACTTTCCCGAAGACCAGGCTTTATATCAATATGATGCTTCAGACATACTCTCCTCAAGGACCATGCTACGATTTATTTCAGGCAAGGCCAGGTTAAAGGAAGATTTCAGGGTGGAAGATCAGGGCATGGAAGATGGCTTGCACAAGATTAAGCTTGTCCCCAGAAATCCTGAACCCGACCTGGTTCTGGCATATATCTGGGCTGATGATGACGGGCTTATGAACAGGCTTTTATTGGTGGATTTTTTCGGTAATGGAAATGAGTTAAAACTTAAAGATATCAACCTGAACCCTGAACTTGATGAAGAGCTTTTTGAGTTTGACCCTCCAGAAGATCTAAAGGTGATGTAG
- a CDS encoding TonB-dependent receptor plug domain-containing protein gives MKKSISFTMLVFFLSLPFAAAAEVYPDDGTMLMFVGEDIELLSIASRREETPARAPAVANVVRREEFMQRGQSTVSSILQSMPGFHMAGKEWGHRPYLRGMPDSVMFLYDTVPIGSELSKYLHPIDQELSLAAVKQLEIVRGPSSVLWGPDAFAGVVNITPLSGKDFQGAETGITYGEPGRQRGAYLNLGQDYGLWDGFISLSFRQGEEDSTRANLINFFDNDGSRPVPPERRMGSRKAGEAHYLDAYARLNLGKNFSLSGRLTDSFHPYIISNHRDDLRWRETTRIGSGYIKMDADHDISLETKIRLSGYFSRMTPENEIIDKTVKQREDTYYAELLMDRSMFDARGLLTAGTSFKHKKIDDAPIWDSYIPGYLGPDNKSFLPGLTTSNFSNRSWSPFVQYSHKLGDFDFMLGLRHDFHEEYKDNLSYSSALLWTPLSRWAFKLLYGTAYRTPFARQLLDDEKPDMEKSENISLQAAWNLRQNLSFTGTLFYNRLSNHIMEDPYAGLSQSNRQDIYGLELEANYNPWDILDLRAGLTLLQNKGPDEKYRYLEYSYRRPDGTIVHVYKNLRHPFDPGPKVMLDLMGTWSLTDRLSLFTHLEYYSSRKLIYAWAEDHEKASDVWMLNVGGTYRDFLTQGLDVSLKVRNLMDNRFHTPGTYSMMKDKGISGELTLRYVF, from the coding sequence TTGAAAAAATCAATATCTTTCACCATGCTCGTGTTTTTTTTAAGCCTGCCGTTTGCTGCTGCGGCTGAGGTTTATCCTGATGATGGGACCATGCTTATGTTTGTGGGTGAGGATATTGAGCTATTGTCCATTGCTTCAAGAAGAGAGGAGACTCCAGCCCGGGCCCCGGCCGTGGCCAATGTGGTACGGCGCGAGGAGTTTATGCAGAGGGGGCAATCCACGGTCAGCAGTATACTGCAGTCCATGCCAGGTTTTCATATGGCTGGAAAGGAATGGGGTCACAGACCGTATTTAAGGGGCATGCCTGACTCTGTCATGTTTTTGTACGATACTGTTCCCATAGGGTCTGAGCTTTCAAAATATTTGCATCCAATTGACCAGGAACTGTCCCTTGCTGCTGTTAAACAACTGGAGATAGTCCGTGGCCCTTCTTCGGTTTTGTGGGGGCCTGATGCTTTTGCCGGAGTGGTAAATATTACTCCGCTAAGCGGCAAGGATTTTCAGGGTGCTGAAACAGGCATTACCTATGGAGAACCAGGAAGGCAAAGAGGAGCCTACCTTAACCTGGGCCAGGACTATGGCTTGTGGGATGGTTTTATTTCTCTGAGTTTCAGACAGGGTGAGGAAGACAGCACAAGGGCCAATCTCATTAACTTTTTTGATAATGACGGTTCAAGACCTGTTCCTCCGGAAAGGCGCATGGGTTCCAGAAAGGCAGGTGAAGCTCATTATTTGGATGCTTATGCCAGGTTGAATCTTGGCAAGAATTTCAGCCTTTCAGGAAGGCTTACTGACAGCTTTCATCCATATATCATAAGTAATCATAGAGATGATCTGCGCTGGCGGGAGACAACCCGTATTGGATCAGGATACATTAAGATGGATGCTGACCATGATATCAGCCTTGAAACAAAGATTCGGTTATCCGGATATTTCAGCAGGATGACACCGGAAAATGAAATTATTGACAAAACTGTCAAGCAGCGAGAGGACACTTATTATGCTGAACTTCTAATGGACAGGTCCATGTTTGATGCCAGGGGGCTTTTGACTGCAGGCACCTCATTCAAACATAAAAAAATTGACGATGCTCCCATATGGGACAGTTATATTCCCGGCTATCTTGGGCCGGATAACAAAAGTTTTCTTCCAGGTCTGACCACAAGCAATTTTTCTAATCGTTCATGGTCTCCATTTGTACAGTACAGCCATAAACTCGGTGACTTTGATTTTATGCTGGGGCTAAGGCACGACTTTCATGAAGAATATAAGGATAATCTAAGCTACAGCTCAGCTCTTCTCTGGACGCCTCTTTCCCGTTGGGCTTTCAAGCTGCTCTATGGAACTGCATATCGTACCCCTTTTGCCAGACAGCTTCTTGATGACGAGAAACCAGATATGGAGAAGTCTGAAAATATTTCTCTGCAGGCAGCCTGGAATCTCAGACAGAACCTCTCCTTTACCGGAACACTTTTCTATAACCGGCTGTCCAATCATATTATGGAAGATCCGTATGCCGGATTATCACAATCCAACAGACAGGATATTTATGGGTTAGAACTGGAGGCAAACTACAATCCCTGGGACATCCTGGATCTTAGAGCCGGGCTCACTTTACTGCAGAATAAAGGACCAGACGAAAAATACAGATATCTCGAGTACTCATACCGCAGACCAGACGGGACAATTGTGCATGTCTACAAGAACCTGAGGCATCCCTTTGACCCGGGCCCCAAAGTAATGCTGGATCTCATGGGCACATGGAGCCTTACGGACAGGCTGAGCCTTTTTACTCATTTGGAGTATTATTCATCACGAAAGCTGATTTATGCCTGGGCAGAAGATCATGAAAAGGCTTCCGATGTATGGATGCTCAATGTCGGAGGAACATACAGGGATTTTTTGACCCAGGGTCTGGATGTCTCGCTTAAAGTGCGCAACTTAATGGACAACAGATTCCACACCCCGGGAACTTACAGTATGATGAAAGATAAAGGGATTTCCGGCGAGTTGACTTTGAGGTATGTATTTTAG
- a CDS encoding sigma-54-dependent transcriptional regulator, which yields MAKILIVDDEQRMRHLLSIILKKKGYEVEEAEDGMQAMDMLSSRPFDLVITDVKMPRMDGHALLRQIKKTGLNYPVVFISAFGTVESAVEAMRDGVMDFITKPFEQERVVLTVERILGMSRIIEENRELKKALNKFAAPDEIIHKSEAMQRTLDMAAHVANEESTVLIRGESGTGKELLAKYIHQAGPRAAGPFVPVNCAAIPQGLIESELFGHEKGSFTSASSKNVGKFEFSSGGTLFLDEIGDMPIEAQAKLLRVLQEKKIQRVGGRKEIDVDSRIVCATNQSLEELVTEGRFRSDLFYRINVFPIELPPLRERGQDVPILTRHFTQKFGGGQKINVTSGAMSLLSKYSWPGNVRELANVLERACILARKDGIIDEGMLSFLKIAPVNKNEFDFRLPPQGIDLEELELDMVEQAMEATNENQSAAARLLGLTRAKFRVLLKQYNEKRG from the coding sequence ATGGCAAAAATACTTATAGTAGATGATGAACAGCGAATGAGACATCTTTTGTCCATAATCCTTAAGAAAAAGGGTTATGAGGTGGAAGAGGCTGAAGATGGCATGCAGGCCATGGATATGCTGAGCAGCAGGCCTTTTGACCTGGTGATTACGGATGTCAAAATGCCCAGGATGGATGGGCATGCACTGTTGCGGCAGATAAAAAAGACTGGACTCAACTATCCTGTGGTTTTTATTTCCGCTTTTGGAACTGTTGAGTCCGCAGTTGAGGCCATGCGCGATGGAGTAATGGACTTCATTACCAAGCCTTTTGAGCAGGAACGTGTAGTGCTCACTGTAGAACGTATATTAGGCATGTCCCGTATTATAGAAGAAAATCGTGAACTCAAAAAAGCACTTAATAAGTTTGCTGCGCCAGATGAGATAATACATAAATCCGAAGCCATGCAGAGAACGCTGGACATGGCAGCGCATGTCGCCAATGAAGAATCCACTGTTCTTATCAGGGGAGAATCAGGCACTGGCAAGGAACTGCTGGCCAAGTACATTCACCAGGCAGGCCCAAGAGCGGCCGGGCCTTTTGTTCCTGTCAATTGTGCGGCCATTCCTCAGGGCTTGATCGAGTCTGAGCTGTTTGGTCATGAAAAAGGCTCGTTTACCAGTGCTTCCAGCAAGAATGTTGGTAAATTTGAATTCTCATCAGGTGGTACCCTGTTTCTGGATGAAATTGGAGATATGCCCATTGAGGCCCAGGCCAAACTGTTGAGGGTTCTGCAGGAGAAAAAAATTCAAAGGGTAGGCGGGAGAAAGGAAATTGACGTTGACTCGCGCATTGTTTGCGCCACCAATCAGAGTCTTGAAGAGCTTGTTACTGAAGGAAGATTCAGGTCTGATCTTTTTTACCGTATTAATGTTTTCCCCATAGAATTGCCGCCATTGCGGGAGAGAGGGCAGGATGTTCCGATTCTGACCCGGCATTTTACACAGAAGTTTGGAGGAGGCCAGAAAATTAATGTTACATCCGGAGCCATGAGTCTGTTGTCCAAATATTCATGGCCTGGAAATGTCCGGGAACTGGCCAATGTATTGGAAAGAGCCTGTATTCTGGCCAGAAAAGACGGGATTATTGATGAAGGTATGCTTTCTTTTCTGAAGATAGCGCCTGTCAACAAAAACGAGTTTGATTTTCGTCTGCCCCCCCAGGGAATTGATCTGGAAGAGCTGGAGCTGGATATGGTAGAACAGGCCATGGAAGCAACCAATGAAAACCAGAGCGCTGCAGCCAGACTGCTGGGCCTGACCAGGGCAAAGTTTCGTGTTTTACTCAAGCAGTATAATGAGAAAAGAGGTTGA
- a CDS encoding sensor histidine kinase produces MKSPGFHFRLLATAFVLIGGAVFVMGYLGFGMTQRYVLARFEERNEFLAGYLARNAELGILIGDEQMLSRLGMGLLSESDVAGVEIFDSQGKELVSLFEGQLYDYVVVYSSVMLRAVGEEPFHSRDFAGIEQPGDIIGQIAIYFSLHEINDIQASLVRNFAVLSFGVALLSIFVFYIISRSLVNPVNKLAHVAGRIASGSRKVRARPDTIPETRELALAFNSMLDSLDESNKQLEKLYRDMARQKTLAELGKFAMLIAHEVKNPLSIIKSSLDVLKDEAGLTSNDPMVHYIEDEIRRISRLLEDFLAFSRPSRPDLRDIDLNQLVSECVDRLQVQYDRDTLELVTSIESKEYVSQADKDLMAKALHNLLKNAIEANEHSGKILVRSWHQDKWIMEVEDQGPGIALSMEDKIFEPFFTTKNKGSGLGLAFVSYVIDAHGGVVRGYNKESGGAVFRVEL; encoded by the coding sequence ATGAAATCGCCCGGGTTTCACTTCAGACTGCTGGCAACGGCTTTTGTTCTTATTGGGGGGGCGGTGTTTGTCATGGGATATCTTGGCTTTGGCATGACCCAGCGTTATGTACTGGCCAGGTTTGAAGAAAGAAATGAATTTCTGGCTGGTTATCTGGCACGAAACGCTGAGCTTGGTATTCTTATTGGTGATGAACAGATGCTTTCCAGGCTGGGTATGGGCCTGTTGTCAGAATCCGATGTGGCAGGTGTTGAAATATTTGATTCGCAGGGAAAAGAGTTGGTTTCCCTATTTGAAGGCCAGCTGTATGATTATGTAGTTGTCTACTCCAGTGTGATGCTTCGTGCTGTGGGAGAGGAACCATTCCATAGCAGGGATTTTGCGGGAATTGAGCAGCCAGGTGACATAATAGGTCAGATCGCAATTTATTTCAGTTTGCATGAAATTAATGACATTCAGGCTTCATTAGTCCGTAATTTTGCTGTTTTATCCTTTGGTGTGGCTTTGTTGTCCATCTTTGTGTTTTATATTATATCCAGATCTCTGGTTAACCCGGTAAATAAGCTTGCCCATGTTGCCGGCAGAATAGCATCCGGAAGCAGAAAAGTAAGGGCAAGACCGGATACGATCCCGGAAACTCGTGAGCTGGCTCTGGCATTTAACTCCATGCTTGACTCTCTTGATGAAAGCAACAAACAGCTTGAAAAGCTGTATAGAGATATGGCTAGACAGAAAACCCTGGCCGAACTGGGAAAATTTGCCATGCTCATTGCCCATGAAGTTAAAAATCCTTTAAGCATCATTAAAAGCTCTTTGGATGTTCTCAAAGATGAAGCAGGCTTAACCAGTAATGACCCCATGGTCCACTATATTGAAGATGAAATCAGACGCATCAGCCGCCTTCTTGAGGATTTTCTGGCCTTTTCCAGGCCGTCACGGCCCGATCTGCGTGATATTGACTTAAATCAGCTGGTCAGTGAATGTGTGGACAGATTGCAGGTACAGTATGACCGGGATACCCTTGAACTGGTAACATCTATAGAAAGCAAAGAGTATGTGAGCCAGGCGGATAAAGATCTGATGGCCAAGGCACTGCACAATTTGCTGAAAAACGCCATAGAGGCCAATGAGCACTCTGGAAAAATTTTGGTCAGAAGCTGGCATCAGGATAAGTGGATTATGGAAGTTGAGGATCAGGGACCAGGTATTGCCTTGAGTATGGAAGATAAAATTTTTGAGCCTTTTTTTACCACCAAAAATAAAGGCAGCGGGTTGGGACTGGCCTTTGTATCATATGTTATTGATGCTCATGGTGGAGTGGTCAGAGGGTATAACAAGGAAAGTGGCGGAGCAGTATTTCGGGTGGAGTTATGA
- a CDS encoding ABC transporter substrate-binding protein yields the protein MIDTGFNSYRRVGRTLLWFLLFLFLFFPWLPSASAQTGDISAALVVSRHIKPYMDALDGLRRSLNRDAGIEHSAFVLEQYDLEQPQRIIREILARDFDVLISIGPEAASISMSISEQSDLTTIYTMVHNPAILAQDANGLGCGVALRIPAINQLRDINDALPEASKLGLLFDPNINNTFFELASKQSEQSDLELIPLRVQSSRDIPEVLREHWAHVDAIWLIPDQTVISQTLIEYIIKQALLHGKPVIGYNRFFYDSGAAIAFAFDFGRIGEQTAGLTEELLRYGYCPSVTPAYDLLINHRVFRSLSIDLPGANQ from the coding sequence ATGATAGATACCGGCTTTAATTCATACCGCCGTGTGGGGCGAACTTTATTATGGTTTCTGCTGTTTCTATTTTTATTTTTTCCATGGTTACCCTCCGCCTCGGCCCAGACCGGGGACATCTCTGCCGCACTTGTTGTATCCAGACACATTAAACCATACATGGATGCCCTGGATGGGCTCAGGCGATCACTTAATCGAGACGCAGGCATTGAGCATAGTGCTTTTGTTCTGGAACAGTATGATCTTGAGCAGCCGCAAAGAATCATCAGGGAAATCCTGGCCCGGGATTTTGATGTTCTTATTTCCATAGGTCCTGAAGCCGCTTCCATAAGCATGTCCATTTCAGAACAAAGTGATTTGACAACAATATATACCATGGTTCATAACCCGGCCATACTTGCCCAGGATGCAAATGGCCTGGGCTGCGGCGTGGCTTTACGTATTCCAGCCATCAACCAGCTTCGCGATATTAATGATGCTTTGCCGGAGGCATCAAAGTTGGGCCTGCTGTTTGATCCCAACATAAATAACACCTTTTTTGAGTTGGCCAGCAAACAATCAGAACAATCAGATTTAGAACTTATTCCCCTCAGAGTTCAGTCCAGCAGAGATATTCCTGAAGTGCTCCGTGAACATTGGGCACATGTTGATGCCATATGGCTTATCCCGGACCAGACCGTTATCTCACAGACCTTGATTGAATATATAATCAAGCAAGCCCTTTTGCATGGCAAGCCGGTTATCGGCTACAACAGGTTTTTCTATGATTCAGGAGCAGCCATTGCTTTTGCCTTTGATTTTGGGCGTATAGGTGAGCAGACCGCAGGCCTGACTGAAGAATTGCTGCGCTATGGGTATTGTCCCAGCGTAACACCTGCCTATGACCTGCTGATTAACCACAGAGTATTCAGAAGTTTAAGTATTGACCTGCCAGGAGCAAATCAATGA
- a CDS encoding nucleotidyltransferase family protein, with protein sequence MDTQEAITLARDYVCRVKQILEFDSAYLFGSYAAGHQDQNSDVDVGIIVSKHMKLTTAPR encoded by the coding sequence ATGGATACGCAAGAGGCTATAACTTTAGCCAGAGACTATGTCTGTAGAGTAAAACAGATTCTGGAATTTGACAGCGCTTACCTTTTTGGGTCGTATGCTGCAGGACATCAGGATCAAAACAGTGATGTGGATGTAGGTATAATTGTTTCAAAACACATGAAACTTACTACTGCCCCCCGATAG
- the gspE gene encoding type II secretion system ATPase GspE → MSSIVDLMIQNNLITRKDYDRMVGASGRDEPFHRLAVRSGLVSEDDYLALVRDAYNYELLEELPQDFDPDQFSHISPVFLQEHNLLPLELNEKQVRVVVNDPFDYLVLDTLKKLYPGRRVYILLSRKEKITQWLDEYFHQEGREQAKDDQADEVSESAYEFEDLEHLKDLASEAPVIKKVNQFLTSAVEEKVSDIHIEPFEDRLLIRFRQDGLLHEHLTLPPYMQQAISTRLKIMARLDIAERRIPQDGRIKTKIAGKDIDIRVSCLPTVYGESVVMRLLDRTSTSFSLEKLGFPEREFKLFQKLIHSPYGILLVTGPTGSGKTTTLYSALNTINSIDKKIITIEDPVEYELDGINQIHVNPKAGLNFASGLRSIVRQDPDVILIGEIRDKETADIAIQSALTGHLVFSTLHTNDAAGAISRLIEIGVEDYLLASSLIGIMAQRLVRILCPECKKKFVPDEVVIEKYGLSFNGRPKEIFQPAGCQKCGFSGYSGRIAIFELMVINDDIREMILQNKSVVAIRKMGLEQGMTLLRSDGWSKVVEGTTSIEEVLRVTGQ, encoded by the coding sequence ATGTCCAGTATAGTAGATTTGATGATTCAGAACAATCTGATAACCCGCAAAGATTATGACCGGATGGTGGGTGCCAGTGGACGTGATGAGCCTTTTCATCGTCTTGCAGTTCGTTCCGGACTGGTTTCAGAGGATGACTACCTGGCTCTGGTCAGGGACGCTTATAATTATGAGCTTCTCGAAGAACTTCCGCAGGATTTTGATCCTGATCAATTTTCCCATATCTCTCCTGTGTTTCTCCAGGAACATAACCTTTTGCCTTTAGAACTGAATGAAAAACAGGTCCGGGTAGTTGTAAATGATCCTTTCGATTATCTTGTTTTAGATACGTTGAAGAAGTTATACCCAGGAAGACGGGTATATATTTTACTTTCTCGCAAAGAAAAAATTACTCAGTGGCTTGACGAGTACTTCCATCAGGAAGGCAGGGAGCAGGCCAAAGATGACCAGGCAGATGAAGTTTCTGAATCAGCTTATGAGTTTGAAGATCTGGAGCATCTCAAGGATCTGGCCTCAGAAGCTCCTGTCATCAAAAAGGTAAACCAGTTTTTGACCAGCGCGGTGGAAGAAAAGGTCAGCGATATTCATATAGAACCCTTTGAGGACAGGCTGCTCATCAGGTTCAGGCAGGATGGTCTTTTGCATGAACACCTGACCCTTCCTCCTTACATGCAGCAGGCCATAAGCACCAGGCTCAAGATTATGGCCAGGTTAGATATCGCTGAAAGACGCATTCCACAGGATGGTCGGATTAAAACCAAGATAGCTGGCAAGGATATTGATATACGAGTTTCCTGTCTGCCCACAGTTTACGGTGAAAGCGTGGTCATGCGCCTCCTGGATCGAACCAGCACCTCTTTTTCTCTGGAAAAGCTCGGGTTTCCTGAAAGAGAGTTCAAGCTTTTTCAGAAATTGATTCACTCTCCCTATGGCATACTGCTTGTAACCGGGCCAACTGGAAGCGGAAAAACCACAACACTTTATTCAGCCCTGAATACAATTAACTCCATTGATAAAAAGATAATAACCATTGAAGACCCGGTGGAATATGAGCTTGACGGCATTAATCAGATCCACGTCAATCCCAAGGCCGGGCTTAACTTTGCGTCAGGCCTTAGATCCATTGTCAGGCAGGACCCTGATGTTATACTTATAGGTGAGATACGGGACAAGGAAACAGCAGACATTGCCATTCAGTCAGCTTTGACCGGGCACCTGGTCTTTTCCACCCTGCATACCAATGATGCAGCAGGGGCTATATCCAGGCTTATTGAAATTGGGGTGGAAGACTATCTTCTGGCTTCATCGCTTATTGGCATAATGGCCCAACGACTGGTGCGTATTCTTTGTCCTGAATGTAAGAAAAAATTTGTTCCGGATGAGGTAGTTATTGAAAAATACGGGCTCAGTTTTAATGGACGACCCAAAGAGATCTTTCAGCCTGCCGGGTGTCAGAAATGTGGATTTTCAGGTTATAGCGGGCGTATTGCAATTTTTGAGCTTATGGTGATTAATGATGACATCAGAGAAATGATTCTGCAGAACAAAAGCGTGGTTGCCATCCGCAAGATGGGCCTTGAACAGGGTATGACTTTGCTTCGCAGTGATGGCTGGAGCAAAGTGGTGGAAGGAACAACTTCCATAGAAGAGGTGCTGCGGGTTACGGGACAATAA